The following are encoded together in the Naumannella cuiyingiana genome:
- a CDS encoding TfoX/Sxy family protein, with protein sequence MPYDAEVAERVRDALADREDVREVKMFGGLAFMVDDRMVVCVSGGGSDLLVRVAPDSDAKHLKKAGAARAEMGKGRSMGAGWITVDKKALAKDLDYWMDAAMSFHAQGSGDKKKGK encoded by the coding sequence GTGCCATACGATGCCGAAGTTGCAGAGCGCGTCCGCGACGCGCTGGCTGATCGAGAAGACGTCCGCGAGGTCAAGATGTTTGGCGGCCTCGCCTTCATGGTCGACGACCGGATGGTGGTGTGTGTGTCGGGTGGCGGCTCCGACTTGCTCGTCCGGGTCGCTCCCGACAGCGACGCCAAGCATCTGAAGAAGGCAGGAGCCGCGCGTGCCGAGATGGGCAAGGGCCGGTCGATGGGTGCCGGATGGATCACCGTCGACAAGAAGGCCTTGGCCAAGGACCTCGACTACTGGATGGATGCCGCCATGTCGTTCCATGCCCAGGGCTCGGGAGACAAGAAGAAGGGGAAGTAA